Proteins from one Holophagales bacterium genomic window:
- a CDS encoding FAD-dependent oxidoreductase, with protein sequence MDERLAERIRPLNDARREGRGEFVLWWAATALRVDENPALEVAIAEANARHLPVVVYQDLTWRARWATDRRFRFVLEGVPGLARDLAARGVRHFFRLERGPGDPSGALLDLARRADLVVTEDFPAGGFARRRARLAEEAGVPVVAVDAACVFPMRLVGRAYERAFAFRADTERERLARLDAPLPRVDPVVPPWAGDAGFAPLVVSEEGIPSLVASCAIDHGVGAVPGLRGGEAAARTRWRAFRETGLARYAEARNDAADLDGVSRLSPYLHFGMVSAARIAREARAAGGPGAAKYLDEILTWRELAWSFCFHRGDHASVSALPAWARESLARAQAAPRDLPPREAIELGTTGDPLWDLAQRSLVAHGELHNNVRMTWGKKLLEWTRSPEEALALAEELNHRWALDGRDPSSYGGILWCLGQFDRPFPPERPLLGLVRPRPTEEHAMRLGLERYARAVNRPRGNPSPVLVVGAGAAGLLAARTLADHGLEVTVVDKGRGAGGRLATRRLGDGGSFDHGAALFEPVTASFRRRLATWEADGLVERVEAAPGGGSEANAFRVRGPATSLAKHLARGLDVRLGAKAVSLARDEDGFVLVLEDGATLRGAAAILTPPVPQALDFLSRGGLASRIPDDLHAALAAVAYHPGLVLLLRLDRRAAAIPPAGLLALRDGGPVARIVENARDGGPSRLSVYARESVAAERFEAPPEETAAALEAAALGALGLGADAVVERDLKRWRYARPSAPFPGEVPLVDLDGAPLLFAGDAFGQVEAVPPTGNTGLERAVLAGLAAAGRLLGSASHGKVRARA encoded by the coding sequence ATGGACGAGCGCCTCGCCGAACGGATCCGGCCCCTGAACGACGCCCGGCGGGAGGGGCGGGGGGAGTTCGTCCTCTGGTGGGCTGCCACGGCTCTCCGGGTCGACGAGAACCCGGCCCTCGAGGTCGCGATCGCGGAGGCGAACGCGCGCCACCTGCCGGTGGTCGTCTACCAGGACCTGACCTGGCGTGCGCGGTGGGCGACGGACCGCCGGTTCCGGTTCGTCCTCGAAGGGGTCCCGGGTCTCGCCCGGGATCTCGCGGCCCGGGGCGTGAGGCACTTCTTCCGCCTCGAGCGCGGGCCGGGAGACCCCTCGGGGGCGCTCCTCGACCTCGCCCGGCGCGCCGACCTCGTCGTGACGGAGGACTTCCCGGCCGGGGGCTTCGCGCGGCGGCGGGCACGGCTCGCCGAGGAGGCGGGCGTTCCCGTCGTCGCGGTCGACGCCGCGTGCGTCTTCCCGATGCGCCTCGTCGGCCGCGCGTACGAGCGGGCCTTCGCCTTCCGGGCCGACACGGAGCGCGAGCGCCTCGCGCGCCTCGACGCGCCCCTCCCGCGGGTCGATCCCGTCGTGCCGCCGTGGGCCGGCGACGCGGGCTTCGCGCCGCTCGTCGTATCGGAGGAGGGTATCCCCTCCCTCGTCGCCTCCTGCGCGATCGACCACGGCGTCGGCGCCGTCCCCGGCCTTCGGGGCGGGGAGGCCGCGGCCCGCACGCGCTGGAGGGCGTTCCGCGAGACGGGGCTCGCGCGCTACGCCGAGGCGCGCAACGACGCCGCCGACCTCGACGGCGTCTCCCGCCTCTCGCCCTACCTCCACTTCGGCATGGTCTCCGCCGCCCGCATCGCCCGGGAGGCGCGCGCGGCGGGAGGCCCGGGAGCGGCGAAGTACCTGGACGAGATCCTCACCTGGCGCGAGCTGGCGTGGAGCTTCTGCTTCCACCGCGGCGACCACGCGAGCGTCTCCGCCCTCCCCGCGTGGGCGCGAGAGAGCCTCGCACGGGCCCAGGCCGCGCCGCGCGACCTCCCGCCCCGCGAGGCCATCGAGCTGGGGACCACGGGAGACCCGCTCTGGGACCTCGCGCAGCGCTCGCTCGTCGCGCACGGCGAGCTCCACAACAACGTGAGGATGACCTGGGGCAAGAAGCTCCTCGAGTGGACGCGGAGCCCGGAGGAGGCGCTCGCCCTCGCCGAGGAGCTGAACCACCGCTGGGCGCTCGACGGGCGCGACCCGTCGTCGTACGGCGGCATCCTCTGGTGCCTCGGGCAGTTCGACCGCCCCTTTCCGCCGGAGCGTCCCCTCCTCGGCCTCGTGAGGCCGCGCCCGACGGAGGAGCACGCGATGAGGCTCGGCCTCGAGCGGTACGCTCGCGCCGTGAATCGCCCGCGCGGCAACCCCTCGCCCGTCCTCGTCGTCGGCGCCGGGGCCGCGGGGCTCCTCGCCGCGCGGACGCTCGCCGACCACGGCCTCGAGGTCACCGTCGTCGACAAGGGGCGGGGCGCCGGCGGCCGGCTCGCGACGCGGCGGCTCGGCGACGGGGGCTCGTTCGACCACGGCGCGGCGCTCTTCGAGCCGGTGACGGCCTCCTTCCGGCGGCGCCTCGCGACCTGGGAGGCGGACGGGCTCGTGGAGCGGGTCGAGGCCGCGCCCGGGGGCGGGAGCGAGGCGAACGCCTTCCGCGTCCGCGGCCCGGCGACCTCCCTCGCGAAGCACCTCGCGCGCGGCCTCGACGTGCGCCTCGGCGCGAAGGCCGTCTCCCTCGCGCGCGACGAGGACGGCTTCGTCCTTGTCCTCGAGGACGGCGCAACCCTGCGGGGCGCGGCGGCGATCCTGACACCCCCGGTCCCGCAGGCGCTCGACTTCCTCTCCCGCGGCGGCCTCGCGAGTCGGATCCCCGACGACCTCCACGCCGCGCTCGCGGCCGTCGCCTATCACCCGGGCCTCGTCCTCCTCCTCCGCCTCGACCGGCGCGCGGCGGCGATTCCGCCCGCGGGCCTCCTCGCCCTCCGCGACGGCGGCCCCGTCGCGCGGATCGTCGAGAACGCGCGCGACGGCGGCCCGTCGCGCCTCTCGGTCTATGCGCGCGAAAGCGTCGCGGCGGAGCGCTTCGAAGCCCCGCCGGAGGAGACGGCCGCCGCGCTCGAGGCGGCGGCCCTGGGCGCCCTCGGCCTCGGCGCGGACGCGGTCGTCGAGAGGGACCTGAAGCGGTGGCGGTACGCCCGCCCGTCGGCTCCGTTCCCCGGCGAGGTCCCGCTCGTCGATCTCGACGGCGCGCCGCTCCTCTTCGCCGGCGACGCGTTCGGGCAGGTCGAAGCGGTGCCGCCGACCGGGAACACCGGCCTCGAGCGGGCCGTCCTCGCGGGGCTCGCGGCGGCAGGGAGGCTCCTCGGTTCTGCCTCGCACGGAAAGGTGCGGGCGCGCGCCTGA
- a CDS encoding SDR family oxidoreductase, producing the protein MILLTGATGYVGGRLLRALSERGHRVRCLARRPESLTSRVPEGTEVVPGDCLRRETLDPALAGVHTAYYLVHSMAAGAAFEEQDRLAARNFGEAARAAGVQKIIYLGGLGESGAGLSAHLRSRQETGDVLRSASGIPVVELRASIVLGSGSLSFELIRSLVERLPAMICPRWVETKAQPIAIEDLVAYLLAALDLDPGEGRTVEIGGADQVTYGDLMREYAAQRGLKRWLIPVPVLTPRLSSLWLGLTTPVYARVGRKLIEGVSNPTVVRDDTARRLFPAIVPMGLQRSMERALANEDEEFAATRWSDALSSAGTAPGGYGGLRVGARLVDSRVVRVAATAAQAFTPVRRIGGESGWYYANFLWRLRGFVDLLVGGVGVRRGRRHPETLAVGDALDFWRVEAFEPDRRLRLAAEMKLPGRAWLEFEVSEDGSGSTIRQTAEFDPAGLAGLLYWYGVYPLHVLVFRGMLREIAARATR; encoded by the coding sequence TTGATCCTCCTGACGGGCGCGACCGGCTACGTCGGCGGCCGGCTCCTGCGCGCGCTCTCAGAGCGCGGCCACCGCGTGCGCTGCCTCGCCCGGCGGCCGGAGAGCCTGACCTCCCGGGTCCCCGAAGGGACCGAGGTCGTCCCCGGCGACTGCCTGCGGCGGGAGACGCTCGACCCGGCGCTCGCGGGAGTCCACACGGCGTACTACCTGGTCCACTCGATGGCGGCGGGCGCCGCGTTCGAGGAGCAGGACCGCCTCGCTGCCCGCAACTTCGGCGAGGCGGCCCGCGCCGCCGGGGTGCAGAAGATCATCTATCTCGGCGGCCTCGGCGAGTCGGGGGCGGGCCTCTCGGCCCACCTCCGGAGCCGCCAGGAGACGGGCGACGTGCTCCGGTCCGCCTCGGGAATCCCGGTCGTCGAGCTGCGCGCCTCGATCGTCCTCGGCTCGGGGAGCCTGTCGTTCGAGCTCATCCGGTCGCTCGTCGAGCGCCTCCCCGCCATGATCTGTCCCCGCTGGGTGGAGACGAAGGCGCAGCCGATCGCGATCGAGGACCTCGTCGCCTACCTGCTCGCGGCCCTCGACCTGGACCCTGGCGAGGGGCGCACGGTGGAGATCGGCGGCGCCGACCAGGTGACGTACGGCGACCTCATGCGGGAATACGCGGCGCAGCGGGGCCTGAAGCGCTGGCTGATCCCGGTGCCCGTCCTGACGCCCCGCCTGTCGAGCCTCTGGCTCGGACTGACGACGCCGGTCTACGCGCGCGTCGGGCGCAAGCTGATCGAGGGCGTGAGCAACCCGACGGTCGTCCGGGACGACACGGCCCGCCGGCTCTTCCCCGCGATCGTGCCGATGGGCCTCCAGAGGTCCATGGAGCGCGCCCTCGCGAACGAGGACGAGGAGTTCGCCGCAACGCGCTGGTCCGACGCCCTCTCGTCGGCCGGCACGGCGCCCGGCGGCTACGGCGGCCTCAGGGTCGGCGCCCGGCTCGTCGATTCCCGCGTGGTGAGGGTCGCGGCCACGGCGGCGCAGGCGTTCACGCCGGTCCGCCGGATCGGCGGCGAGAGCGGCTGGTACTACGCCAACTTCCTCTGGCGCCTCCGCGGCTTCGTCGACCTCCTCGTCGGCGGTGTCGGCGTCCGCCGGGGCCGGCGCCACCCGGAGACGCTCGCCGTGGGAGACGCGCTCGACTTCTGGCGGGTCGAGGCCTTCGAGCCGGACCGGCGGCTGCGCCTGGCCGCCGAGATGAAGCTCCCCGGAAGGGCGTGGCTCGAATTCGAGGTGAGTGAGGACGGGAGCGGATCGACCATCCGGCAGACCGCCGAGTTCGACCCCGCCGGACTCGCCGGCCTCCTCTACTGGTACGGCGTCTACCCTCTGCACGTCCTCGTGTTCAGAGGGATGCTCCGGGAGATCGCCGCGCGGGCGACGCGCTGA
- a CDS encoding NUDIX hydrolase encodes MPWNVTVAAIVERAGRFLVVEELDPGHPGPVWNQPAGHVDPGEAILDAVVREVREETGLPFTPESLVGVYQLLSRSGRDFCRFCFAGTVPEGVEAHAEDPEEILACRWLTRDEIAAGRPRSSVVVRCIDDYLAGVRLPLGAVTHFHADR; translated from the coding sequence ATGCCCTGGAACGTCACCGTCGCCGCGATCGTCGAACGGGCCGGTCGATTCCTCGTCGTCGAGGAGCTGGACCCGGGACACCCCGGCCCCGTCTGGAACCAGCCGGCAGGACACGTCGACCCGGGCGAGGCGATCCTCGACGCCGTCGTCCGCGAGGTACGCGAAGAGACGGGACTCCCGTTCACGCCCGAGAGCCTCGTGGGCGTCTACCAGCTCCTCTCGAGGAGCGGCCGCGACTTCTGCCGCTTCTGTTTCGCCGGCACGGTCCCGGAGGGCGTCGAGGCGCATGCCGAGGACCCGGAGGAGATCCTCGCCTGCCGCTGGCTCACGCGTGACGAGATCGCGGCGGGACGCCCCCGTTCGAGCGTCGTCGTCCGCTGCATCGACGACTACCTCGCGGGCGTGCGCCTCCCGCTCGGGGCGGTGACGCACTTCCACGCCGACCGGTGA